One part of the Lapillicoccus jejuensis genome encodes these proteins:
- a CDS encoding MFS transporter, which produces MVSTGLIAIDATILATAVPSVVKDLGDFSLFPWLFSVYLLAQAVSVPVYAKLADTFGRKPLMLLGIGLFLLGSLLCGVAWSMPALIAFRVVQGLGAGAVQPMAITIAGDIYTVEERAKAQGYIASVWAVSSVVGPTLGGVFAQLGIWRWIFLVNVPLCLVAGALIWRSFSESIERRSHRVDYAGATLLTVGLSLVILGVLEGGQAWAWGSPLGIGVFVAGVALLAGFVAVERRAAEPVLPLHLLTRRLLLTTSLLSLGVGAILIGLTSFVPTYLENSLGVSPLVGGLAVAALTLGWPVAATLSGRLFYLRYGFRPTVLVGMGLTLLGTLGLAATGQRPSVAVVAVTCFVTGLGLGLVATPSLIAAQASVDWAERGVVTGLNMFSRSIGSAVGAAIFGAVANHVVSASRRPETDPATATSSGSAVFWAVLVATVLSVAAGIAMPQVRADDGVGARTGDGPDDDVDAQAAAA; this is translated from the coding sequence ATGGTGTCCACCGGCCTCATCGCCATCGACGCGACCATCCTCGCGACGGCGGTGCCGTCGGTGGTCAAGGACCTCGGGGACTTCTCGCTGTTCCCGTGGCTGTTCTCCGTCTACCTGCTGGCGCAGGCGGTGTCGGTCCCGGTCTACGCGAAGCTGGCCGACACCTTCGGGCGCAAGCCGCTCATGCTGCTCGGCATCGGCCTGTTCCTCCTGGGCTCGCTGCTGTGCGGGGTGGCGTGGAGCATGCCCGCGCTCATCGCCTTCCGCGTCGTGCAGGGCCTCGGCGCCGGCGCGGTGCAGCCGATGGCGATCACCATCGCCGGCGACATCTACACGGTCGAGGAGCGGGCCAAGGCCCAGGGCTACATCGCCAGCGTCTGGGCGGTGTCGTCCGTCGTCGGCCCGACCCTCGGCGGGGTCTTCGCGCAGCTCGGCATCTGGCGCTGGATCTTCCTCGTCAACGTCCCGCTCTGCCTCGTCGCGGGTGCGCTCATCTGGCGCTCGTTCTCGGAGAGCATCGAGCGGCGGTCGCACCGGGTCGACTACGCCGGCGCCACCCTGCTCACGGTCGGGCTCAGCCTCGTCATCCTCGGCGTCCTCGAGGGCGGGCAGGCGTGGGCGTGGGGCTCGCCGCTGGGGATCGGCGTCTTCGTCGCGGGCGTGGCCCTGCTCGCTGGGTTCGTCGCCGTCGAGCGCCGCGCCGCCGAGCCCGTCCTGCCGCTGCACCTGCTCACCCGCCGGCTGCTGCTGACGACGAGCCTGCTCTCGCTCGGCGTCGGCGCGATCCTCATCGGGCTGACCTCGTTCGTGCCGACCTACCTGGAGAACTCGCTCGGCGTCAGCCCGCTCGTCGGCGGACTCGCGGTCGCGGCCCTCACCCTCGGCTGGCCGGTGGCGGCGACGCTGTCCGGCCGGCTGTTCTACCTGCGCTACGGCTTCCGCCCGACCGTCCTCGTCGGGATGGGGCTGACGCTGCTCGGCACGCTCGGGCTGGCCGCCACCGGGCAGCGTCCGTCGGTCGCCGTCGTCGCCGTCACCTGCTTCGTCACGGGGCTCGGGCTGGGCCTCGTCGCCACGCCGTCGCTCATCGCCGCGCAGGCCAGCGTCGACTGGGCCGAGCGCGGCGTCGTCACCGGGCTCAACATGTTCTCCCGCTCGATCGGGTCGGCGGTCGGCGCGGCGATCTTCGGGGCCGTCGCCAACCACGTCGTGTCGGCCAGCCGCCGCCCGGAGACCGACCCGGCCACCGCGACGTCGTCGGGCTCGGCCGTGTTCTGGGCCGTCCTCGTCGCCACCGTGCTCTCCGTGGCCGCCGGGATCGCCATGCCCCAGGTGCGCGCCGACGACGGCGTCGGGGCGCGCACCGGGGACGGGCCCGACGACGACGTCGACGCGCAGGCCGCCGCGGCCTGA
- a CDS encoding MFS transporter — MSWRERLRAVRVDTTPLGHRDFRLLFVAGTVFYLGGMVSYVAVPFQVFALTGSNLTVGLLGLVELVPLVFFGLYGGALADHVDRRRLLVATGAAQALLTAGLAWNGFREHPSLPVVFVLAALLAAAGSLQRPSREALMPRTLPHDRIVAGNALTSLGTQIGVLAGPLLGGVLVASVGAGWCFVVDVAGLVVATGLYAAMRPYPHRSETTPPSLAGIGEGISYALRRRDLLGTYLVDIVCMLLAMPVVLFPALAQEVFRQPQLLGLLYSAETVGALVATALSGWTARVSHHGRAIVLAAATYGLFVGLAGLMPSIGLVVVCLACAGAADMVSGVFRGTVWNQSIPESMRGRLAGIEMLSYSVGPLGGQVRAGLTADLWSVRGSIASGGFACVAGVALTAAWLRDFWRYDASTDEHVLAERAVRAAHGEPVTDAPGPA; from the coding sequence GTGAGCTGGCGAGAACGACTGCGGGCGGTGCGCGTCGACACGACGCCGTTGGGGCACCGCGACTTCCGGCTGCTCTTCGTCGCGGGGACGGTGTTCTACCTCGGCGGGATGGTCTCGTACGTCGCCGTGCCGTTCCAGGTCTTCGCGCTCACCGGGTCGAACCTCACGGTCGGCCTGCTCGGGCTGGTCGAGCTCGTGCCGCTCGTCTTCTTCGGCCTGTACGGCGGCGCGCTGGCCGACCACGTCGACCGTCGCCGGCTGCTCGTGGCGACGGGGGCCGCGCAGGCGCTGCTCACGGCCGGGCTGGCCTGGAACGGGTTCCGCGAGCACCCCAGCCTGCCGGTGGTCTTCGTCCTCGCCGCGCTGCTCGCGGCCGCCGGGTCGCTGCAGCGGCCGTCGCGCGAGGCGCTCATGCCGCGCACGCTGCCGCACGACAGGATCGTCGCCGGCAACGCCCTGACCAGCCTCGGCACCCAGATCGGCGTCCTCGCGGGCCCGCTGCTCGGCGGGGTCCTCGTCGCCTCCGTCGGCGCGGGCTGGTGCTTCGTCGTCGACGTCGCCGGGCTCGTCGTCGCGACCGGTCTCTACGCGGCGATGCGGCCCTACCCGCACCGCTCGGAGACCACCCCGCCGAGCCTGGCCGGTATCGGCGAGGGGATCTCCTACGCGCTGCGCCGCCGGGACCTGCTCGGGACCTACCTCGTCGACATCGTCTGCATGCTGCTGGCCATGCCGGTCGTGCTCTTCCCGGCGCTGGCGCAGGAGGTCTTCCGCCAGCCCCAGCTGCTCGGGCTGCTCTACTCCGCCGAGACGGTCGGGGCGCTCGTCGCGACGGCACTCTCGGGGTGGACCGCGCGGGTGAGCCACCACGGGCGCGCGATCGTCCTCGCGGCGGCGACGTACGGGCTCTTCGTCGGGCTGGCCGGGCTGATGCCGAGCATCGGCCTCGTCGTCGTCTGCCTGGCCTGCGCCGGCGCGGCCGACATGGTGTCGGGGGTGTTCCGCGGCACCGTGTGGAACCAGTCGATCCCCGAGTCGATGCGCGGGCGCCTCGCCGGGATCGAGATGCTGTCCTACTCGGTCGGTCCGCTCGGCGGGCAGGTCCGGGCCGGCCTGACCGCGGACCTGTGGTCGGTCCGCGGCTCGATCGCCTCGGGCGGGTTCGCGTGCGTCGCCGGGGTCGCGCTGACCGCCGCGTGGCTGCGCGACTTCTGGCGGTACGACGCCTCGACCGACGAGCACGTCCTCGCCGAGCGCGCCGTCCGGGCCGCGCACGGCGAGCCGGTCACCGACGCGCCCGGGCCCGCTTGA
- a CDS encoding DUF1697 domain-containing protein has protein sequence MTVRVGFLRAVNVGKRRVAMARLREVTEGLGHTDVWTHVNSGNVVFDATGRRDALETSLEAAYEDAFGFECTTFVRTAAEVDAVLAATPFEVGDGDTHFVTFLKDAPSAAARRDLEALSGAFDTLIVDGRDVHWLMHGRSTETQIPKRDWERVLGRNSSTSRNTTMLRGLSAKIAARA, from the coding sequence ATGACGGTGCGCGTCGGGTTCCTGCGGGCGGTCAACGTCGGCAAGCGGCGCGTGGCCATGGCCCGGCTGCGCGAGGTCACCGAGGGCCTCGGGCACACCGACGTGTGGACCCACGTCAACAGCGGCAACGTCGTCTTCGACGCGACCGGCCGTCGCGACGCGCTCGAGACGTCTCTCGAGGCGGCGTACGAGGACGCCTTCGGGTTCGAGTGCACGACCTTCGTGCGGACGGCCGCGGAGGTCGACGCGGTGCTCGCCGCGACGCCGTTCGAGGTCGGTGACGGCGACACGCACTTCGTGACCTTCCTCAAGGACGCGCCGTCGGCGGCGGCCCGGCGCGACCTCGAGGCGCTGTCCGGCGCGTTCGACACCCTGATCGTCGACGGCCGCGACGTGCACTGGCTCATGCACGGGAGGTCCACCGAGACGCAGATCCCCAAGCGCGACTGGGAACGCGTCCTCGGCCGGAACTCCTCCACGAGCCGCAACACGACGATGCTGCGCGGCCTGTCCGCCAAGATCGCCGCTCGCGCCTGA
- the topA gene encoding type I DNA topoisomerase, with the protein MAAGKGRKLVIVESPNKVKSIAGYLGGDYDVEASVGHIRDLPNPSELPAEMKKGPFGKFAIDVDNGFEPYYVVDADKKKKVAELKRALKDADELYLATDEDREGEAIAWHLLETLKPRVPVKRMVFNEITREAIQRAVNNTRELDKDLVDAQESRRILDRLYGYEVSPVLWRKVRQGLSAGRVQSVVTRIVVERERERMAFVRASYWDVEGDFSTRDQQGEVVASDTFTARLSSLDGKRVATGRDFTDAGQLRSTSVVHVDERVARAVAAAVPQASVAVSDVQEKPYTRRPAAPFTTSTLQQEASRKLRLNARNAMRVAQRLYEGGYITYMRTDSTTLSQSALTAARSQARDLYGAEYVPQEPRVYASKVKNAQEAHEAVRPAGDRFRTPAQVAGELRGDEYAMYELIWKRTVASQMADASGSTATIRLTATLSGEAATDVATTAEFSASGTVITFKGFLAAYEEGKDDVAPTRRGEDAGEGGSRLPKVSVGVPLAVLRTEADGHETSPPPRYTQATLVKAMEEKGIGRPSTYAQMVETIADRGYVVNRGNALVPTWLAFAVTQLLEQHFPRLVDYDFTASMEEDLDRIASGDEQRVAWLRRFYFGDEAASAEGLRHLVEDLGDIDAKGISTIPLGEGMVVRVGRYGPYVEQTVPDGIDPTTGEVTGEVAEGDTTPRRATISDDIAPDEMTPAKARELLEAAADDGRVLGKDPGSGHDVVARAGRYGPYVTEVLPEEETSGKGKNKVKPRTASLFKDMDLASIDLETALKLLSLPRVVGVVQDDEGKDVEITAQNGRYGPYLKKGTDSRSLQTEQQLFDVTLEEALAIYAQPKQRGRAAAAPPLKELGADPVSGKPVVVKEGRFGPYVTDGETNATLRRDDDPTAITPERGFELLADKRAKGPTTRKRTTKKAAAKKTTAKKATARKTAGKTTAKKA; encoded by the coding sequence GTGGCCGCAGGCAAGGGGCGCAAGCTCGTCATCGTCGAGTCGCCCAACAAGGTGAAGTCGATCGCGGGGTACCTCGGCGGGGACTACGACGTCGAGGCGTCGGTGGGGCACATCCGTGACCTGCCGAACCCGTCGGAGCTCCCGGCGGAGATGAAGAAGGGCCCGTTCGGCAAGTTCGCCATCGACGTCGACAACGGCTTCGAGCCGTACTACGTCGTCGACGCGGACAAGAAGAAGAAGGTCGCCGAGCTCAAGCGCGCGCTCAAGGACGCCGACGAGCTCTACCTCGCCACCGACGAGGACCGCGAGGGCGAGGCCATCGCGTGGCACCTGCTCGAGACGCTCAAGCCCCGCGTCCCGGTCAAGCGGATGGTCTTCAACGAGATCACCCGCGAGGCGATCCAGCGCGCGGTCAACAACACCCGCGAGCTCGACAAGGACCTCGTCGACGCGCAGGAGTCGCGCCGCATCCTCGACCGGCTCTACGGCTACGAGGTCTCGCCGGTGCTGTGGCGCAAGGTCCGTCAGGGCCTGTCCGCCGGCCGCGTCCAGTCGGTCGTCACCCGCATCGTCGTCGAGCGCGAGCGCGAGCGGATGGCCTTCGTGCGGGCGTCGTACTGGGACGTCGAGGGCGACTTCTCGACCCGCGACCAGCAGGGCGAGGTCGTCGCCTCCGACACCTTCACCGCGCGGCTGTCCTCCTTGGACGGCAAGCGCGTCGCCACCGGCCGCGACTTCACCGACGCCGGGCAGCTGCGCAGCACCTCGGTCGTCCACGTCGACGAGCGGGTCGCCCGCGCCGTCGCCGCCGCCGTACCGCAGGCGTCCGTCGCCGTCAGCGACGTGCAGGAGAAGCCGTACACCCGCCGGCCCGCCGCGCCGTTCACGACCTCGACGCTGCAGCAGGAGGCCTCGCGCAAGCTGCGGCTCAACGCCCGCAACGCGATGCGCGTCGCCCAGCGCCTCTACGAGGGCGGCTACATCACCTACATGCGCACCGACTCCACGACGCTGTCGCAGTCGGCGCTCACCGCCGCCCGCAGCCAGGCCCGCGACCTGTACGGCGCCGAGTACGTCCCGCAGGAGCCGCGCGTCTACGCCTCCAAGGTGAAGAACGCGCAGGAGGCGCACGAGGCGGTCCGCCCGGCCGGCGACCGGTTCCGCACCCCGGCCCAGGTCGCCGGCGAGCTGCGCGGCGACGAGTACGCGATGTACGAGCTGATCTGGAAGCGCACGGTCGCCTCGCAGATGGCCGACGCCAGCGGCTCCACCGCGACGATCCGGCTGACGGCGACCCTGTCGGGCGAGGCCGCGACCGACGTCGCCACGACCGCCGAGTTCAGCGCCAGCGGCACCGTCATCACCTTCAAGGGCTTCCTCGCCGCCTACGAGGAGGGCAAGGACGACGTCGCCCCGACCCGCCGCGGCGAGGACGCGGGCGAGGGCGGCAGCCGCCTGCCGAAGGTCTCCGTCGGGGTCCCGCTCGCGGTGCTGCGCACCGAGGCCGACGGCCACGAGACGAGCCCGCCGCCGCGCTACACGCAGGCGACCCTCGTCAAGGCCATGGAGGAGAAGGGGATCGGCCGCCCGTCGACGTACGCGCAGATGGTCGAGACCATCGCCGACCGCGGCTACGTGGTCAACCGCGGCAACGCGCTCGTGCCGACGTGGCTCGCCTTCGCGGTGACCCAGCTGCTCGAGCAGCACTTCCCGCGCCTCGTCGACTACGACTTCACCGCCTCGATGGAGGAGGACCTCGACCGGATCGCCTCCGGCGACGAGCAGCGCGTCGCGTGGCTGCGCCGCTTCTACTTCGGCGACGAGGCGGCCTCCGCCGAGGGCCTGCGCCACCTCGTCGAGGACCTCGGCGACATCGACGCCAAGGGCATCTCGACGATCCCGCTCGGGGAGGGGATGGTCGTGCGCGTCGGGCGCTACGGCCCGTACGTCGAGCAGACCGTCCCCGACGGCATCGACCCCACCACCGGCGAGGTGACCGGTGAGGTCGCCGAGGGCGACACCACCCCGCGCCGCGCGACGATCAGCGACGACATCGCCCCCGACGAGATGACCCCGGCCAAGGCGCGCGAGCTGCTCGAGGCCGCCGCCGACGACGGTCGTGTCCTGGGCAAGGACCCCGGGTCGGGCCACGACGTCGTCGCCAGGGCCGGGCGCTACGGCCCCTACGTCACCGAGGTCCTCCCCGAGGAGGAGACGAGCGGCAAGGGCAAGAACAAGGTCAAGCCGCGCACCGCCTCGCTGTTCAAGGACATGGACCTCGCGAGCATCGACCTCGAGACGGCGCTGAAGCTGCTCTCGCTGCCGCGCGTCGTCGGCGTCGTCCAGGACGACGAGGGCAAGGACGTCGAGATCACCGCCCAGAACGGCCGCTACGGGCCGTACCTGAAGAAGGGCACCGACTCGCGGTCGCTGCAGACCGAGCAGCAGCTCTTCGACGTCACCCTGGAGGAGGCGCTCGCGATCTACGCGCAGCCCAAGCAGCGCGGGCGGGCCGCGGCCGCGCCCCCGCTCAAGGAGCTCGGCGCGGACCCGGTGTCCGGCAAGCCGGTCGTCGTCAAGGAGGGCCGCTTCGGCCCGTACGTCACCGACGGCGAGACGAACGCGACGCTGCGCCGCGACGACGACCCGACGGCGATCACCCCCGAGCGCGGCTTCGAGCTGCTCGCCGACAAGCGGGCCAAGGGCCCGACGACGCGCAAGCGGACGACGAAGAAGGCGGCGGCGAAGAAGACGACCGCGAAGAAGGCGACGGCCCGCAAGACCGCCGGCAAGACGACGGCGAAGAAGGCCTGA
- a CDS encoding serine hydrolase domain-containing protein yields MSTDPTGALLPTTTRALRHRLLTEQSEHRLPSVAAGVVRGGRLVWADAAGTLDGRADGRASDADTQYRIGSITKTFVAVAVMRLRDAGRLDLDDRFEEHVPGSAFGRVTVAQLLSHSSGLQSETDGPWWERTPGGGWDDLVGPARPVQRSRAGRRYHYSNTGYGALGELVARLHGASWLEVVQRDLLEPLGMRRTSSRPSGVAAPGLAVHPLADLLLPEPEHDAGAMAPAGQLWSTVQDLSRWAAFLAGDTGGLLSADTLQEMLEPQVVSDLPGQPWTAAHGLGWQVWNVDGRRYGGHGGSMPGFLAALQVDLASGDGVVAFANATSGMGPLARDLLAELADREPAEPAPWHAGGVLPEALELVGAWHWGPARSEVRAQGGLLVLGEPGVGRGSRFRRVGDDRWLGLDGYYADEPLVVVRDATGAVSHLDLASFRYTREPYDDARDVPGGVDEAGWR; encoded by the coding sequence GTGAGCACCGACCCGACCGGCGCCCTGCTGCCCACGACGACCCGGGCGCTGCGCCACCGGCTGCTCACCGAGCAGTCGGAGCACCGGCTCCCCTCCGTCGCGGCGGGCGTCGTGCGCGGCGGCCGGCTCGTGTGGGCCGACGCCGCCGGCACCCTCGACGGTCGGGCGGACGGTCGCGCGTCGGACGCCGACACGCAGTACCGGATCGGGTCGATCACCAAGACCTTCGTCGCCGTCGCCGTGATGCGCCTGCGCGACGCGGGCCGGCTCGACCTCGACGACCGCTTCGAGGAGCACGTGCCGGGCAGCGCCTTCGGGCGGGTCACCGTCGCGCAGCTGCTGTCGCACTCCTCGGGCCTGCAGTCCGAGACCGACGGGCCGTGGTGGGAGCGCACCCCCGGCGGGGGCTGGGACGACCTCGTCGGCCCGGCGCGCCCCGTCCAGCGCAGCCGCGCCGGCCGGCGCTACCACTACAGCAACACCGGGTACGGCGCCCTCGGCGAGCTCGTCGCCCGCCTCCACGGCGCCTCGTGGCTCGAGGTCGTGCAGCGCGACCTGCTCGAGCCGCTGGGGATGCGCCGGACGTCGTCGCGCCCGAGCGGGGTCGCGGCCCCCGGGCTCGCCGTCCACCCGCTCGCCGACCTCCTGCTGCCCGAGCCCGAGCACGACGCCGGGGCGATGGCCCCCGCGGGCCAGCTCTGGTCCACGGTGCAGGACCTCTCGCGCTGGGCGGCGTTCCTCGCGGGCGACACCGGCGGCCTGCTGTCGGCCGACACCCTGCAGGAGATGCTCGAGCCTCAGGTCGTCTCCGACCTGCCCGGCCAGCCGTGGACCGCGGCGCACGGTCTCGGCTGGCAGGTGTGGAACGTCGACGGCCGGCGCTACGGCGGCCACGGCGGGTCGATGCCCGGCTTCCTCGCCGCCCTCCAGGTCGACCTCGCCAGCGGCGACGGCGTCGTCGCCTTCGCCAACGCCACGAGCGGCATGGGTCCGCTGGCCCGCGACCTGCTCGCCGAGCTGGCCGACCGCGAGCCCGCCGAGCCGGCCCCGTGGCACGCCGGGGGAGTCCTCCCCGAGGCGCTCGAGCTGGTCGGCGCCTGGCACTGGGGGCCCGCCCGCAGCGAGGTCCGCGCCCAGGGCGGCCTGCTCGTCCTCGGCGAGCCCGGCGTCGGCCGCGGCTCGCGCTTCCGCCGCGTCGGCGACGACCGCTGGCTCGGTCTCGACGGCTACTACGCCGACGAGCCGCTCGTCGTGGTCCGCGACGCGACCGGCGCCGTCAGCCACCTCGACCTCGCGTCCTTCCGCTACACCCGGGAGCCGTACGACGACGCCCGCGACGTCCCCGGTGGCGTCGACGAGGCCGGCTGGCGCTGA
- a CDS encoding penicillin acylase family protein encodes MARLLRDAYGVPHLVAASLPDLLRAQGWVTAHDRTWQLEHLRRRASGTLAELLGPGRGGSVLAADVLARRAGVVEQARRAYDALREDTRAALASYVEGVNAGLRSDAAELVALGATPGRWEPWTPLETFLVQHLLFARLPGKLWSARLREVLGDDARLLSSEGPSPSGSNAWAVGGERTASGLPLVAGDPHRDHASPGPYLQVRLRNEDPADPFDVVGFSFAGVPGVQHFAHAGEVAWAITNGQADYQDAFREELRRTADGGVEARGPRGWEPATAHRETVSVAAGEPVQVEVVRTARGPVFHGEVGGSGGALSLRAASDVVGELGFDALLPLLRARSVADVEAALGHWVEPVNNLVVADRAGAVRYALVGRVPLRDDRNRRGPVPAWEAGHEWTGWLDGARYDVAPDGVVVTANERRGAESDLVGTAFASPHRAGRLRELMDGRTGLDVEDMAALHADVRVGVHGSVVAFLSSLDDAGLSDAGRELRAAVLSWDGEASVGSTGVTAFARWRAAFARRVADEPVFAALREPVDLPAPLAAVHDLPHQVALGLGSLLSDAAGPAPFGLDLPALATAALEDAAAEGPLRPWGEVHTLSPAHAFDAVDGLEAPGVPRPGLRGDVETVCCEGSWTPYSEVAYRGSVARYAWDLADVARSGWVVPLGADGDPAGAHHGDQATPYADVRLLPVVTDLAALREEPLG; translated from the coding sequence ATGGCCCGCCTGCTCCGCGACGCGTACGGCGTGCCGCACCTCGTCGCCGCCTCCCTGCCCGACCTGCTGCGCGCGCAGGGGTGGGTGACCGCGCACGACCGCACCTGGCAGCTGGAGCACCTGCGGCGGCGGGCGAGCGGCACCCTCGCCGAGCTGCTCGGCCCCGGCCGCGGCGGCTCGGTCCTCGCCGCCGACGTCCTCGCCCGCCGGGCGGGCGTCGTCGAGCAGGCCCGGCGGGCGTACGACGCCCTGCGCGAGGACACCCGCGCGGCGCTGGCGTCGTACGTCGAGGGGGTCAACGCGGGCCTGCGGTCCGACGCCGCCGAGCTGGTCGCGCTCGGGGCGACGCCGGGGCGGTGGGAGCCGTGGACGCCGCTGGAGACCTTCCTCGTCCAGCACCTGCTCTTCGCCCGGCTGCCCGGCAAGCTGTGGTCCGCGCGGCTGCGCGAGGTGCTCGGCGACGACGCGCGGCTGCTCTCGAGCGAGGGACCGAGCCCGAGCGGGTCGAACGCGTGGGCGGTCGGTGGGGAGCGGACGGCGTCGGGGCTGCCGCTCGTCGCCGGCGACCCGCACCGGGACCACGCGTCGCCGGGGCCGTACCTGCAGGTGCGGCTGCGCAACGAGGACCCGGCGGATCCCTTCGACGTCGTCGGCTTCTCCTTCGCGGGGGTGCCGGGGGTGCAGCACTTCGCCCACGCCGGCGAGGTGGCGTGGGCGATCACCAACGGGCAGGCGGACTACCAGGACGCGTTCCGCGAGGAGCTGCGCCGGACCGCTGACGGCGGGGTCGAGGCGCGCGGGCCGCGCGGGTGGGAGCCGGCGACGGCGCACCGCGAGACGGTGTCGGTCGCGGCCGGCGAGCCCGTCCAGGTCGAGGTCGTGCGGACCGCGCGTGGACCGGTCTTCCACGGGGAGGTCGGCGGCTCGGGTGGGGCGCTGTCGCTGCGGGCGGCGTCGGACGTCGTGGGCGAGCTCGGGTTCGACGCGCTGCTGCCGCTGCTGCGGGCGCGGTCCGTCGCCGACGTCGAGGCGGCCCTGGGGCACTGGGTCGAGCCGGTCAACAACCTCGTCGTCGCCGACCGCGCGGGCGCGGTCCGCTACGCGCTCGTCGGGCGGGTGCCGCTGCGCGACGACCGCAACCGCCGCGGACCGGTGCCGGCCTGGGAGGCCGGTCACGAGTGGACCGGCTGGCTCGACGGCGCGCGGTACGACGTCGCGCCCGACGGCGTCGTCGTCACCGCCAACGAGCGACGCGGCGCCGAGAGCGACCTCGTCGGGACGGCCTTCGCGTCGCCGCACCGGGCGGGCCGGCTGCGCGAGCTGATGGACGGGAGGACCGGGCTCGACGTCGAGGACATGGCAGCGCTGCACGCGGACGTGCGCGTCGGGGTGCACGGGAGTGTCGTCGCGTTCCTGTCCTCGCTCGACGACGCCGGGCTGTCGGACGCGGGGCGGGAGCTGCGCGCCGCCGTGCTGTCGTGGGACGGCGAGGCGTCGGTGGGGTCCACCGGGGTGACCGCGTTCGCCCGGTGGCGGGCGGCCTTCGCGCGCCGGGTCGCCGACGAGCCGGTCTTCGCCGCCCTGCGCGAGCCGGTCGACCTGCCGGCGCCGCTCGCGGCGGTGCACGACCTGCCGCACCAGGTCGCGCTCGGGCTCGGGTCGCTCCTGTCCGACGCGGCGGGGCCGGCGCCCTTCGGCCTCGACCTCCCGGCGCTCGCCACGGCGGCGCTGGAGGACGCGGCGGCCGAGGGCCCGCTGCGGCCCTGGGGCGAGGTGCACACGCTGTCGCCGGCCCACGCCTTCGACGCGGTCGACGGGCTCGAGGCCCCGGGCGTGCCGCGGCCCGGGCTGCGCGGCGACGTCGAGACGGTGTGCTGCGAGGGGTCGTGGACGCCGTACAGCGAGGTCGCCTACCGCGGCTCGGTCGCGCGGTACGCCTGGGACCTCGCCGACGTCGCGCGCAGCGGGTGGGTCGTCCCGCTCGGCGCCGACGGCGACCCGGCGGGCGCGCACCACGGCGACCAGGCGACGCCGTACGCCGACGTGCGGCTGCTGCCGGTCGTCACCGACCTCGCCGCGCTGCGCGAGGAGCCGCTCGGCTGA
- a CDS encoding dioxygenase family protein, which yields MTTQPVLYLSHGAPPLADDARWTAELAGWSGDLVATADKPANVLMVSAHWEEAPLALSSTTGAPLTYDFWGFPQKYYDVTYDAPAAPALAADVEKLLHSAGTPVQRDEARGLDHGAYVPLVEMFPEADVPVLQMSMPTLDPRELFAIGQKLAPLRDQGTLIVGSGFTTHNLREFDPRKGSDSTPPSWSLEFDQWAKEAMEHEDVDALLDFLDKAPAASVAHPRTEHFAPLFVALGAAYASSGKGPIESRSVIDGFWFGLSKRSWQLG from the coding sequence ATGACGACCCAGCCGGTGCTCTACCTCAGCCACGGGGCTCCCCCGCTCGCCGACGACGCGCGGTGGACCGCCGAGCTCGCCGGCTGGTCGGGCGACCTCGTCGCCACGGCGGACAAGCCGGCGAACGTCCTCATGGTGTCCGCGCACTGGGAGGAGGCGCCGCTCGCGCTGTCGTCGACGACCGGCGCGCCGCTCACCTACGACTTCTGGGGATTCCCGCAGAAGTACTACGACGTCACGTACGACGCCCCGGCCGCGCCGGCGCTCGCCGCCGACGTCGAGAAGCTGCTGCACTCGGCCGGCACCCCGGTCCAGCGCGACGAGGCCCGCGGCCTCGACCACGGCGCCTACGTGCCGCTCGTCGAGATGTTCCCCGAGGCCGACGTGCCCGTCCTGCAGATGTCGATGCCGACCCTCGACCCGCGCGAGCTCTTCGCGATCGGCCAGAAGCTCGCGCCGCTGCGCGACCAGGGGACGCTCATCGTCGGGTCCGGCTTCACCACCCACAACCTGCGCGAGTTCGACCCCCGCAAGGGCTCGGACTCGACGCCGCCCTCGTGGAGCCTCGAGTTCGACCAGTGGGCCAAGGAGGCCATGGAGCACGAGGACGTCGACGCGCTCCTCGACTTCCTCGACAAGGCTCCGGCCGCGTCGGTCGCGCACCCGCGCACCGAGCACTTCGCGCCGCTCTTCGTCGCGCTCGGGGCGGCGTACGCCTCCAGCGGGAAGGGGCCGATCGAGAGCCGCTCGGTCATCGACGGGTTCTGGTTCGGGCTGTCGAAGCGGTCCTGGCAGCTGGGCTGA